The Theileria orientalis strain Shintoku DNA, chromosome 3, complete genome genome window below encodes:
- a CDS encoding uncharacterized protein (sexual stage antigen s4845 family protein) → MSIKIQLYLLIVYNIITGVYPDELECDFTSLAGNFENAHISFCVRKLKTTEGIKIKCPKYVEGEVDQELASNDFSKLRNEPLAFEYQDLINDLFRKGINYNVERKEEKERPEDKKYGIYPENATEEVTVLINDELRGKTEMKKMSIWNVFGTKEKNIMSKVNQRNMEIVELKTPETAIVTVKEKNPIVYLCIRKKYLKKVDENFKDLIMLYKSKHSFEEYEKIYLPLLDEGNVDIRVGVALIMLDEMQKVEYGCGNVETKFFKNTQKYEIKSGIKYCKVDVMEKPNLGFYCEGRIVPYDCMARLNKMDALGTPVMEEDMFPVFNQKANSIQIEGKIFSYVSYDRKLMGSEFEGYCECIDERNRLKAVMVLERKKDHVCDIASMLMKNNLQPIGGDWCNVTLHPGDTLKILVPPNEDNVDLQIEESIAKMKQRQCRLERKKRLGSSLTRSKEDKSEKKGEGSGSVRDIASGSGIRNQSGSGSDIASGSGIRNQSGSGSDIASGSGIRRPRLGEIGELENEMDSDGDYWSSDDSETSYSMTSDELYICSRTAYNMMMSQLDTVVEKSKKYLRSPRYTLVSMFSPKNPTSYVNTMRYNSRPMSQMRIDDMLGGLGYQVDESQKGKGIIKIKYKKKPLSTKTGKTTVNYYWVSKSRSEKEVEVLAKIKVNLAEVDEYAYGCETEYTGLFYPNLDSTYCKYVFNECKTRKVKHCAYDVAGTQEYGISCNEEESLYPENCGPYMINSETNKVERVVGVMKYKEHSNLNKYKVFSGIMGEGRLYDYRCSCIDKRGVENTRLTLYSSNYPAYEFKSYFKHKGYILFISKVTMFYPKREKVNNWKEGKVETNEEIESVEVVEPLIYRMSLGEGVDELMNTLPEIEYIPLPKYTPTDRLMLDPGTYLKIASSPPKTLEETTEINPEFDEVMSVFPYYRYKGVRHNTPIGMFTVYSDPYISHARLFPVNLTKYFYKLERGKSDRLVPVKYSDVIATNVAGMLVKTKHCLGYHVMDYGKLILSMPKGAIVIIKEENKESLEMIFASGAISIIKATNPWVKGCGVTDEGEDFFKPETEKIKKNGKEIGCRIDINKERMGGFYCPEPYKVDPPECFQKGYERNKEGEEVVELNEMFESREWRNTAFRYITIPTQFKKRIRMIFKNKKTYICYCRTIKGKEMARIEIRI, encoded by the exons ATGAGTATTAAAATCCAACTTTATTTGTTGATTGtatataacataattaCAGGGGTGTACCCTGACGAACTGGAATGCGATTTTACAAGCTTAGCAGGAAATTTTGAAAACGCACATATATCGTTCTGCGTACGAAAGTTAAAAACGACCGAAGGTATAAAGATAAAGTGCCCTAAATATGTGGAAGGGGAAGTTGACCAAGAGCTGGCGAGTAACGATTTCTCAAAACTTAGAAACGAGCCCCTGGCCTTCGAGTATCAAGATTTGATAAATGATCTGTTTCGAAAAGGAATAAACTACAATGTAGAAAGAAAAGAAGAGAAAGAAAGGCCGGaggataaaaaatatggaatatACCCAGAAAACGCAACGGAAGAAGTGACAGTGTTGATAAACGATGAACTGAGAGGAAAGACagaaatgaaaaaaatgagtatCTGGAACGTGTTCGGAacaaaagaaaaaaatataatgagTAAAGTGAATCAGAGAAATATGGAAATAGTGGAACTGAAAACGCCAGAAACTGCAATAGTTACAGTAAAGGAAAAAAATCCAATAGTATACCTGTGTATAAGAAAAAAGTATTTGAAAAAGGTGGATGAAAACTTTAAAGATCTAATTATGCtttataaaagtaaacacTCTTTTGAGgaatatgaaaaaatatacctGCCGTTGCTGGATGAAGGAAACGTGGATATAAGAGTGGGAGTGGCACTTATCATGCTGGATGAAATGCAAAAGGTAGAGTACGGATGCGGAAACGTGGAAACGAAGTTctttaaaaacacacaaaagTATGAAATAAAGTCAGGAATAAAGTACTGTAAAGTGGACGTAATGGAAAAGCCGAACCTGGGATTCTACTGCGAAGGAAGAATAGTGCCGTACGACTGCATGGCAAGACTTAATAAGATGGACGCGCTGGGAACGCCAGTGATGGAAGAAGACATGTTCCCAGTGTTTAACCAGAAGGCAAACTCAATACAGATAGAAGGGAAGATCTTCTCATACGTAAGCTATGACAGGAAACTCATGGGATCGGAGTTTGAAGGATACTGCGAGTGCATAGACGAAAGAAATCGACTTAAGGCAGTGATGGTGCtggagaggaagaaggacCACGTGTGCGACATAGCATCGATGCTGATGAAAAATAACCTGCAGCCGATAGGAGGAGACTGGTGTAACGTGACGCTGCACCCAGGAGACACGCTGAAGATATTAGTGCCGCCAAACGAAGATAACGTAGACCTGCAAATAGAAGAAAGCATAGCGAAGATGAAACAAAGGCAATGTAGACTGGAAAGAAAAAAGAGATTAGGATCAAGTTTGACAAGGTCAAAAGAAGACAAGAGTGAGAaaaaaggagaaggaagcGGAAGTGTAAGGGATATTGCTAGTGGAAGTGGAATAAGAAATCAaagtggaagtggaagCGATATTGCTAGTGGAAGTGGAATAAGAAATCAaagtggaagtggaagCGATATTGCTAGTGGAAGTGGAATAAGAAGGCCTAGGCTTGGTGAAATAGGTGAGTTGGAAA ATGAAATGGATAGTGACGGAGATTACTGGTCGAGTGACGACAGTGAAACGAGTTACAGCATGACGTCAGATGAGCTGTACATATGTAGCAGAACAGCATATAACATGATGATGAGTCAGCTGGATACAGTGGTGGAAAAGTCGAAGAAGTACCTGAGAAGTCCAAGATATACACTGGTGTCAATGTTCTCGCCAAAAAATCCGACCAGTTACGTAAACACAATGAGATATAACAGTAGGCCGATGAGTCAAATGAGAATAGACGATATGCTAGGAGGATTGGGATACCAAGTGGATGAAAGTCAAAAGGGAAAAGGAATAatcaaaatcaaatataaaaaaaaacCACTCTCGACAAAAACAGGAAAAACAACAGTAAATTATTACTGGGTGTCAAAAAGTAGATCAGAAAAAGAAGTAGAAGTTTTagcaaaaataaaagtaaaccTGGCAGAAGTAGATGAGTACGCATACGGATGTGAAACGGAATATACAGGACTTTTTTATCCGAATTTGGATTCAACGTACTGTAAATACGTCTTTAACGAATGTAAAACAAGGAAAGTTAAACACTGCGCATACGATGTAGCAGGAACACAAGAATATGGAATCAGCTGtaacgaagaagaaagcCTGTACCCGGAAAATTGTGGACCATATATGATTAATTCGGAAACTAATAAAGTGGAAAGAGTAGTAGGAGTCATGAAATATAAGGAACATTCTAACCTGAACAAGTATAAAGTGTTTTCAGGGATTATGGGAGAAGGAAGACTGTACGACTACAGATGCAGCTGCATAGATAAGAGAGGAGTGGAAAATACGAGGCTGACGTTGTACAGTAGCAATTACCCAGCATATGAGTTCAAATCGTACTTTAAGCACAAAGGATACATACTGTTTATATCGAAGGTGACGATGTTCTACCCGAAGAGAGAGAAGGTGAATAACTGGAAAGAAGGAAAGGTTGAAACAAATGAGGAAATTGAATCGGTTGAAGTAGTTGAACCA TTAATATACAGAATGAGCCTAGGAGAGGGAGTGGACGAGTTGATGAACACACTGCCGGAGATAGAGTACATACCGTTGCCGAAGTACACGCCGACAGATAGATTGATGCTGGACCCAGGAACGTACCTGAAGATAGCAAGTAGTCCTCCGAAGACCTTGGAGGAGACGACGGAAATCAACCCGGAGTTCGATGAGGTAATGTCAGTGTTCCCATACTACAGATATAAAGGAGTGAGGCATAACACACCAATAGGAATGTTCACAGTGTACTCAGACCCGTATATATCGCACGCGAGACTGTTCCCAGTAAACCTGACGAAATACTTTTATAAGTTGGAAAGAGGGAAGAGTGATAGACTGGTGCCAGTAAAGTATAGCGATGTGATAGCAACAAACGTAGCAGGAATGTTGGTTAAAACGAAACACTGCCTGGGATACCACGTGATGGACTACggaaaattaatattgaGTATGCCGAAAGGAGCAATAGTTATAataaaggaggaaaacaaAGAGTCACTGGAAATGATATTCGCATCAGGAGCAATATCAA TAATTAAAGCAACAAATCCATGGGTAAAAGGATGCGGAGTCACAGACGAAGGAGAAGACTTCTTTAAGCCAgaaacagaaaaaataaaaaaaaatggaaaggAAATAGGATGTAGaatagatataaataagGAAAGAATGGGAGGATTCTACTGCCCAGAACCATATAAAGTAGACCCGCCGGAATGCTTTCAAAAAGGATACGAAAGGAAtaaggaaggagaagaagtgGTGGAGCTCAACGAAATGTTCGAAAGCAGAGAGTGGAGAAACACAGCGTTCAGATACATCACGATACCGACGCAGTTTAAAAAGAGAATAAGAATGAtattcaaaaataaaaaaacgTACATATGCTACTGTAGAACAATAAAGGGAAAAGAAATGGCAAGAATAGAAATAAGAATATAG
- a CDS encoding bifunctional nuclease: MKCAVNICVAFIALKITLVSGWDQICREAIESTAMSAITYMRLRRLKVLLKGEDLVDYTWWADEVLKRIPESKPLHYQYQPEKGSKDFNLKCSNNLCLLAGIKYFYATLMNLGNPVQELENAKIEIPPLNYPRKVKFSAADCLKYLVVLLSDLHHPLHLDFEQPDSLSTIPVDLSEFPLWESVSMQTLNTKKPSYADFLKYIYMPKYIEVNENAWYGSWTHVSTLGLRYSTELDLFNKKTSDCFEVWAAETASLNNTLLEKDDYVETDHMGHSKAIKFTEQLDSKLGFLMRLQIVMAGARVGIVVNHILSHREIAYDEQTGLIIQRPQVDSTQKNVGYYVLMVVFVILILVLIIVLFLVLKNLLNQMSKSKGFMKRLFLSRKYQPVNKLPE; this comes from the exons ATGAAGTGTGCAGTAAACATATGTGTAGCCTTCATCGCGTTAAAAATCACGCTCGTGTCAGGATGGGACCAAATATGTAGAGAAGCAATAG AGTCCACCGCAATGAGCGCAATAACGTACATGAGACTGAGAAGACTTAAAGTACTGCTGAAGGGAGAAGATTTGGTAGATTACACCTGGTGGGCGGACGAAGTGCTGAAAAGAATACCGGAATCGAAGCCGCTACACTACCAATACCAACCAGAAAAAGGATCGAAGGATTTTAACCTAAAATGTAGCAATAACCTGTGCCTGCTGGCAGGAATAAAGTACTTCTACGCAACGCTGATGAATCTGGGAAACCCAGtgcaggagctggagaaCGCGAAGATAGAAATTCCGCCCCTCAACTACCCGCGAAAAGTTAAATTCTCGGCGGCAGACTGCCTCAAATATTTAGTAGTACTCCTGTCAGATCTTCACCACCCACTGCATCTGGACTTTGAGCAGCCAGATTCCCTCTCAACAATACCAG ttgATCTGAGTGAGTTCCCTCTTTGGGAAAGCGTAAGTATGCAGACactaaacacaaaaaagCCATCTTACGCAGATTTTTtaaagtatatatacatgcCCAAGTACATTGAAGTAAACGAGAACGCCTGGTATGGCTCGTGGACACACGTGTCGACGCTGGGTCTGCGTTACTCGACAGAGCTggacctgttcaacaaaaAAACATCGGATTGTTTCGAAGTATGGGCGGCAGAAACAGCATCGCTAAACAACACACTCCTGGAAAAGGACGATTACGTGGAGACGGATCATATGGGCCACTCCAAGGCAATCAAGTTTACGGAGCAGCTGGATTCGAAACTTGGTTTCCTCATGAGACTCCAAATAGTAATGGCGGGCGCCAGAGTAGGAATCGTAGTCAACCATATCCTGTCGCACCGAGAAATAGCGTACGACGAGCAGACAGGACTGATTATCCAGAGGCCGCAAGTAGACTCAACGCAGAAAAATGTTGGATATTATGTGCTAATGGTCGTATTcgtaatattaatatta GTTTTAATTATTGTGTTGTTCCTCGTACttaaaaatttgttaaatcaaATGAGTAAGAGTAAAGGTTTTATGAAACGACTGTTTTTATCGAGAAAGTATCAGCCAGTGAACAAATTACCTGAGTAA
- a CDS encoding 50S ribosomal protein L2: protein MFRFLSQRFFSSAYGNLKRVKPEYIDFETNFPKVKINKPVVSLPFTMEKNLKLLKSVETPQILSNCRVVEQLSIRRVKFSGRNNTGRITTRHRGGGHVQRIRLIDFKRQRKDIYSTVLRIEYDPTRSAHIALIQYDDGVLSYILCPAGVYPGTRLLSSSCAPLLPGNCLPLRQIPVNTIIHNVEIRPGAGGQVARSGGVFCTITEKDENFATLRLSSSEIRRFPLECWATVGQLSNIKHDERDLKKAGTRRYPKWKIVVFRNMGWRPTVRGIAMNPNKHPHGGGNKKGTKRPRCSIWGICKGMKTRTRKKPLGLIIKRKVCGRLMKKFGIAKRV, encoded by the exons ATGTTTAGATTTTTATCGCAAAGGTTTTTTTCGT CCGCCTAtggtaatttaaaaagagtGAAGCCGGAGTATATCGATTTTGAAACTAATTTTCCCAAGGTCAAAATTAACAAGCCGGTGGTATCGTTGCCTTTTACAATG GAAAAAAATCTGAAGCTTTTGAAAAGTGTAGAAACTCCTCAGATTCTGTCCAACTGCCGAGTCGTAGAACAGCTGTCAATAAGAAGAGTTAAATTTTCCGGCAGGAATAACACAGGAAGAATCACGACTCGTCACAGAGGAGGCGGCCATGTTCAAAGAATACGACTAATAGACTTTAAAAGGCAGAGGAAAGACATATACTCGACGGTTCTGAGAATCGAGTACGATCCCACCCGGAGTGCACACATTGCACTGATTCAGTACGACGACGGAGTTCTAAGTTACATACTGTGTCCAGCGGGCGTTTATCCCGGTACAAGGCTTCTTTCAAGCTCATGTGCTCCACTGTTGCCAGGAAATTGCCTTCCGCTGAGGCAAATACCG GTTAATACGATTATCCACAACGTCGAAATTAGACCCGGGGCAGGAGGTCAAGTTGCCAGGTCAGGAGGAGTgttttgtacaataacaGA GAAGGATGAAAATTTTGCAACACTAAGGCTATCTTCAAGTGAGATTCGAAGGTTCCCACTCGAATGCTGGGCAACAGTAGGACAACTGTCGAACATTAAACACGATGAAAGAGATCTTAAGAAGGCAGGAACGAGAAGGTACCCCAAATGGAAAATAGTAGTATTTAGGAACATGGGATGGAGGCCCACAGTGAGAGGAATTGCAATGAACCCAAATAAGCATCCGCACGGCG GCGGTAATAAGAAAGGAACTAAGAGGCCAAGATGTTCAATTTGGGGAATATGCAAGGGCATGAAAACAAGAACGAGAAAGAAGCCCCTCGGACtcataataaaaaggaaagtcTGCGGCCGCCTAATGAAAAAGTTCGGAATTGCAAAGAGAGtttaa
- a CDS encoding pre-mRNA processing factor, with amino-acid sequence MANRTDPTAHLIHGTNPQFLFSKILRDKVYNSFYWKESCFGLTAESLIDKAVQLKYVGGTFGGNRQPSPFLCLVLKMLQIQPDMEIVHEYIKNEDFKYLRALGVYYMRLVGGAAEVYGTLEPILGDYRKLRFRNTDGSYSIKYMDEFVDECLTSSTYLDVDFPPLAKRMSLEATRALAPRRSPLQMVKTKSEL; translated from the exons ATGGCAAACAGAACAGATCCAACAGCACATCTGATACATGGAACGAACCCACAGTTCCTGTTTAGTAAGATTCTGAGAGATAAGGTGTACAACTCCTTCTACTGGAAAGAAAGCTGCTTCGGACTGACAGCAGAATCTCTTATAGATAAGGCAGTGCAGCTGAAGTACGTGGGAGGCACCTTCGGAGGAAACAGACAGCCCTCGCCGTTCCTGTGCCTGGTGCTTAAGATGCTGCAAATACAGCCGGACATGGAAATCGTGCACGAGTACATAAAAAACGAGGACTTCAAGTACCTGAGGGCGCTAGGAGTGTACTACAT GAGGCTCGTGGGCGGCGCCGCGGAGGTGTACGGCACGCTGGAGCCCATACTGGGCGACTATCGCAAGCTGAGGTTCAGGAACACCGACGGAA GCTACTCAATAAAGTACATGGACGAGTTCGTCGACGAGTGTCTGACGAGCTCGACGTACCTGGACGTCGACTTTCCGCCGCTGGCGAAGAGGATGAGCCTGGAGGCGACGAGGGCGCTCGCGCCCCGAAGGTCGCCTCTGCAAATGGTGAAGACGAAGTCCGAGTTATGA